ATGTAAAAAAAGAAAATCATCTTACCTAAAAGAGAAAAATTATGCCACAATCATTATACAAAGTATACGTACATCTAGTATTCAGCACAAAAAAGCGTTACCCCTTTATTGACGACGACATAAAAGAAAAACTATGGGCATATCTTGGAGGAATTTGCAAAGGGTTAGAATGCAATCCCATTCAGGTAGGAGGGTATAATGACCATGTTCATATTCTTTGTTTATTATCCAAAAAAATTACACAAATGAAATTGGTTGAAGAAGTAAAAAAACAATCATCGAAATGGATAAAAACAATAGATAGGCGTTATGCCAACTTTTACTGGCAGGATGGTTATGGTATTTTTTCTGTTAATCCCTCACAGTTAGAGATAGTGGTTAAATACATTAAAAATCAGGAAGAACATCATAAAAAAAAGACATTCAAAAAAGAGCTCTTAGCATTTTTAAATAAATATAATGTCGACTATGATGAACGATATCTTTGGGATTAGGTTTTCGCCCTTTCAAGACTGGATTAACTATATCAATTCTTTTTCCATGGCGCGTTACACCACTCTAATACTTGAGCTCTTTCAGAGCTGTTTTATGCACTTCTGTAAAAACAAATAAAATCTAACAATTTTCAAAACTGGGCTGAAAGCCCTAAAGACATTACCATAGTGCGAAGCGCTATGAAAGTAAAATCAAAGAGACATCATGCGCCCTGAAGGCAATAGCAAAAAAAAGCCTTTCTAGTAAATCTACTTACTTGAATAAAAAAGAAAATACAATCCTAAAATCATTGAAATAGTATTCTAAACCTACTCTTTTATATATTTAATATAATATTTCAAAAGATACATCGGAAAAAAAGCTAACGCGACAGGAACATACACACCCTGAAAAGCATCATCAAAATTTAATACCATTTTTTCCAACATAACTAAAAGAAAAGACGCAAGAATAGTAAATATCCAGTAAGTCTTTTTTTCATTTTCTTGGTCAAAATAAATAAATGCAGAAGAAATAAAGAGAAGAACATAGAGAATGAGGTTAACAAAAAAGACCATAATTCCAGCTTT
This portion of the Flavobacterium panacagri genome encodes:
- the tnpA gene encoding IS200/IS605 family transposase → MPQSLYKVYVHLVFSTKKRYPFIDDDIKEKLWAYLGGICKGLECNPIQVGGYNDHVHILCLLSKKITQMKLVEEVKKQSSKWIKTIDRRYANFYWQDGYGIFSVNPSQLEIVVKYIKNQEEHHKKKTFKKELLAFLNKYNVDYDERYLWD